The genomic stretch CATCAATAACTCCAAAAACACACATTTATTTTGTTCTCTTCTTTTTTCATCTCCTCACATACGAACAAACAAGAACAAACACAGATTCCATTTTTTCATAGTAACAGACAACAATCCCTTTGTCGGTGGGACCCACCACCACAACCATTTTGTCAACCATTTTCAGATAAGGAAAATTTTACTCATCCATTTAACATATAGTAATACCATAATTAAGAGTAATAAAAGTCTCAttcaaattataataattaattaagattaagatttagaataaaaggaaaaaagacaATGGAAAAAATGGAGGAATCAACAGCAGCATCAGCAGCAGCAGCATCTGTTCCAAAATCTCTCATGGAGAATCTCTTAGGTCTTTTGAGGGTTCGTGTCAAACGTGGTGTCAATCTTGCTGTTCGTGATGTTCGTAGCAGCGACCCTTATCTTGTCATCAAGATGTATAATCAGGTTATTaactttcatcatcatcatcatcattaaaaatTCAATCTTTTTTCTTAGATTTATTGACCCATCTTTGTTAATGTTGAAATTAACCAACCCCTTTTCATTTCATACTTTTATATAtactcaattttgtttctattgtaaaaaaaatcttaattttgAACAAAGTCTCAATTTTTCTTGCTTCcccctttttaattttatttaacctaatttttcaaTAGTGAAGAAATTCTACTCAATTTTCTTGATATTGAATGATTTGAATCAAGGgtcctctttatttttatttttttgtataaaattttGTTAATTTCTAATTCTATGcatgattgaattgatgatattgAATATAGAACATTGGTTTTATAGTTATTGAAGGGTTTTAAATGCTATGTTGAATATAGCACTAtcataattttgttgttttgttaattTTGATTTTCAGAAACTTAAGACTCGTGTGATTAAAAGGGATGTTAATCCTGAGTGGAATGAAGATCTTACTCTTTCTGTCATAGATCCTAATCACATCGTTTCAATTGTAAGTAAGTTAATTGCGGCGGCGCTGTATCATTGATTACTCTTTCTGTTATGATCGAATTGACTTTGAACATCAATGCTTTCCCGCTATAGGCACAAAATATTGTCAAATAGCGGCGTGTTACGGTGTTAGTACTCTAGCGTAgtggaatttgaatttttttttgttactttCTAAATTGCAGACTGTGTATGATCACGACACATTTAGCAAAGATGACAAAATGGGAGACGCGGAGTTTGACGTCTCGGCCTATATAGAAGCCTTGAGGATGAACACAGCCGGCCTTTCAAACGGGACCATACTCAAAAGAATTCAACCAAGTAAGCACAACTGCCTTACCGAGGAGAGCCGTATCTATTATAACAGCGGAAAGATTATTCAAGATATGATTCTTAGATTGCAAAATGTGGAATGTGGTGAAGTTGAAATCAGTTTGCACTGGATTGATCTTCCTGGTTCTAAAGGCTTATGAATCTTATATATCAATGTTTGTTTTTGAGCAAAACTTTATATATATGGATTTATATACACATATAAAAGGTGAATTTATGCCTTCAACTATATGGTTTTGTGAAGTACTATAGTATGATTTTATGTAAGTGTTTAGTAACAAAAtgaacttgaatttattcaagtaCTATATTTGTTTGTATCCAGTTTGTAATGTATTTAGTACAGTTTAGAAATTTCTTTTTTCATGTTTAGATATCCATATTGTTTGATTTTTCCTTCAGAGATTGTTCTCTGAATTTTTTTTCCAGATTGGATAAGACTTAGGTTTGTGCTATAGGAACTGTTCCTACTGTTTTCAACTAAATTTTTTGTCTCTAAGTATGTAAGATGTCATTATAATTCATAATGTTTTCAAAGAAGTAAAACTTTCTGTTAGATAAGCTATGGTGGCCTcatagtctttttttttttttttttgtcattctTTAAATCGGTGTCTGACACCACTATCACATTTATACGACACAGTTCGAACAACTTAAACAAATGTCTAAGAAAATTGTTTGTTTTCTTCACATATTAGACGTTATTTGGACAAATTTCAAACTCATTTAAAGATGTGTTCAAGCAATGCTAATCATCAATAGGAGTTAAAAATGTCCCTAATTAAATTTCAATGCTAATCATCAATAGGAGTTAAAAATGTCCCTAATTAAATTTCAATGCTAATCATCAATAGGAGTTAAAAATGTCCCTAATTAAATTTAAAGGTCAAATATTATGATATAGGCAGTTAGGGGTGGTAAACGGGCATATTTGTCTCGTTTAAAATTGTTTTACAAATGTTCGTAAAAAAGGGGACGAAGCGGGATGGACATTTCACATTTTTAGgctaaaaattacaaaaagtaaTGTTAATGCTCGCGTCACCAAAAGTCTGGAAAAAAACAGGACAGAACGCACATATTAGCGTGTATGAGCTTAAAACCTTAGCTCGCCTTACGAAAAAGTGCATGCAAAATAGGTATGCCAACAGATCtgacccattttgccacccctatattTGACAGTATTAGTGTATGATATTATTTAAATTAGCAATGCCAGAGTCCTTTATTATTTAGATTAACGATGTGTCTGTGTTCATGTCCGTTTTAATAGAAATTGAGAATTTTAATAGAAATTGAGAGAGTTCATATTTAAGAGAGAATGAGTAGAACCCTGTTAGttgattaaaatagaaaataaaatttaataaaattgaataaCACAATCGGTATTTATAGACTGACAGAGAAGTACTGAGTCTAACTGCCTCAGTGACAACTCAACAAGGGTCTACCAAACTGTTATCTAAGTAATACAATtttatattcttttaattttgttcTATTCAGGAACAATAAATGAATACAGTTGAAGAACTGATGATCTTGAACAATGGATGCTGACTATTCTATTCAGTAACTAGAAATGAATACAGTTGAAAAACTGATGATCTTGAACGGTGGTGCTCATCTACTTTACAGTGGAACAAGGTGGACCTTCATGGTTAACACTCCAACGCCAAAGTTAGTTCAAAATTTAAGATGAGTGTAATGAAAATTGGAGATCAGCGAATGTACATTGTTCTCTGTGTGTAAATTGATTTTATTCCTTATGTCAAGTGAAGTGGATTTGAGAGGAATTAGTCCTTATTCATTTTGGGCCAATGGCCAGTCCAGAATAGTTTCTCCAAGGCTTTTCGGACACAAAAGGAGTCGGGGGAAGCCTTGAGTGATATTGATCGGCCTTCAAGATATTGTCCGATGTGAAATAGAAACTGAAACGTCTGGGATCAGTTGAAAAAGTAGTGGAAAACAAGTGCATTAAATGCAGTCCCATCTTTGAAACATTTCATAACTTTCTTCAGACATGTGTGGTGACGTGACTAGCTAGGGCATGAAGAGGTTTATAGTGCATTTGAGTGCACTCGAGTTGGAGTGTATTCACAAAGAGGAATCTAGCCATTGATCTTTAAATTTCTTCCTCTATTTGAGCTTAACTCTTCAACTAGATTTGCTTATAAATAGAGGGAGTTGATCTTTTTAGAAACCTTTTGCAATTTTGTCATTCGAACTTACAATCTCTTTATCACAAAACGTCTTCACTTCCAATCTTTTTGAGAACCTCAATCAAAGCGATTAAACTTAGATACTTAGGTATCTTCCTCAACTCATATTTTTCTTTTAGCATTTCCCGATTTTCTAGTTAGAATGAATGATAGTGTTGTTGACATAGCGAGTGATTCTAAGGGCGATACTTCTTCTGTTTCGAGAATGGAAATATCTCCTAATTCTTATCACCTCCTTCATGGTCACAATCACCTGGAATGATAAatcataaaatttaatttaacaaacaagaagagagagagataacaaacaagaaattccaaaaacaataaattccaaaaaaagaaagcaagaaaagaaCAGAGACTGAAATTCAGTTTATTAAGTCATATGCAATAACATGtaaccaaaagaaaaaaataaaaagtttaataGTAGAAATAGTAACTTAATTACGTAGCACAATGTAGAATTTTTTGCATATGACAATTATGAGAGATAAAAAGATGATTAATTTtgagataaataaaaaaaaccgaTAAAACACTTTTGTGAGAGAGGAAGTGCGTGATTTAATAAATAGTTACaactaaaatcaaatattttaaatgatcTAACAATTATAATTATTTGATAGTAAAAAATAACAAATACTAGTAATATATAAAGTTAAatccaataaaataaaatttgataattgtgtaaaagttatttatattttcagtttatagttattattactatttttcaTGTTGCAATGGTATACCCTCCGTCTCATATACGTGtcatattttcaatttttatttgtctcaaattatttgtcattttagaaTACCAAtatgatatttattatttattttcactaactctcttatttattgtattttaatttatataacaactccactatctattattaataagattattttaataaataatatttattttatcattaaaatcaacacaattaattattattttaagaagtctgaaaattaaaaaaaaaaaagatacctATTGTGAGATGGAGAGAGTAATATGTATACACAATGTCAAACCTATTTAATCCTGCAAAAATTGCAGTTGTCATGGACTGAGTGAATGCTCTTTTATCTTCTTACTTACACCAATTTTTTTTACTAAGTATACGCCACCCCTTGTTTTATTCTACACATTCTTGGCCTATAAGAG from Vicia villosa cultivar HV-30 ecotype Madison, WI linkage group LG4, Vvil1.0, whole genome shotgun sequence encodes the following:
- the LOC131598760 gene encoding protein C2-DOMAIN ABA-RELATED 4-like gives rise to the protein MEKMEESTAASAAAASVPKSLMENLLGLLRVRVKRGVNLAVRDVRSSDPYLVIKMYNQKLKTRVIKRDVNPEWNEDLTLSVIDPNHIVSITVYDHDTFSKDDKMGDAEFDVSAYIEALRMNTAGLSNGTILKRIQPSKHNCLTEESRIYYNSGKIIQDMILRLQNVECGEVEISLHWIDLPGSKGL